A single Brachionichthys hirsutus isolate HB-005 chromosome 17, CSIRO-AGI_Bhir_v1, whole genome shotgun sequence DNA region contains:
- the LOC137906654 gene encoding LOW QUALITY PROTEIN: E3 SUMO-protein ligase CBX4-like (The sequence of the model RefSeq protein was modified relative to this genomic sequence to represent the inferred CDS: inserted 1 base in 1 codon), producing the protein MELRAAGERVFAVESIEKXRSRKGRVEYLVKWRGWSPKERQEQLTGYRKRGPKPKPLLVQVPSFAKRSSILADLQEASPDEDQCQKTSPIHAICPQGQQYQLNSKKHHQYQPPCGERESEPPGNGKTFYYQLNSRKHHQYQPDLKVHDPPYPQPHEVKAPELAKKGYNLPPVLQQKWVRDKDSGCLTKVKDITMELKKLPADLGCHKEPERVEPKEVASPQFSGVGNSKLKIVKNKNKNGRIVIVMSKYMENGMKVAKLESADSERAEKSLPGADGGAEKHLEKMRLVKKLGLMNGFTKNSKDRPTGPSSGLNGACLKEKEQTPKMKPEHHKHAEVRGRGQLREDQTLQLTTKPNLLSVPLDRAASSPLDKRGNPGGPQGLKRHFSNTDGEELGGSKRFLSFRSTSGPTTASPRTQHPGHAGLQDCLHAEQDEPIDLSILKSRPETHTQAETAAQAETRTQEEEADAQMESQTDTRRETRKTPEEDKVDSLSVSRCERREEEMFPSFQPFLGNIVITDITTNCLTVTFKEYVAA; encoded by the exons ATGGAGCTGCGCGCCGCGGGAGAGCGCGTCTTCGCGGTGGAGAGCATCGAGA AACGCAGCAGAAAG GGAAGGGTCGAGTACCTGGTCAAGTGGCGCGGATGGTCTCCAAA AGAACGTCAAGAGCAGCTGACGGGGTATCGGAAGAGAGGGCCCAAGCCGAAGCCCCTTCTGGTTCAG GTTCCTTCCTTTGCAAAGAGATCCAGCATCCTGGCAGACCTTCAGGAAGCATCCCCCGATGAGGACCAGTGTCAGAAGACCAGTCCTATCCATGCGATTTGTCCCCAGGGCCAGCAATACCAGCTGAACAGCAAGAAGCACCACCAGTACCAGCCGCCATGCGGGGAGCGTGAGTCCGAGCCGCCGGGCAACGGCAAGACGTTCTACTACCAGCTCAACAGCAGGAAGCACCACCAGTACCAGCCGGACCTCAAGGTGCACGATCCCCCATACCCTCAACCCCATGAGGTGAAAGCTCCAGAGCTGGCGAAGAAGGGCTACAACCTCCCCCCCGTGTTGCAGCAAAAGTGGGTCCGGGACAAAGACTCGGGCTGTCTGACCAAAGTCAAGGATATCACCATGGAGCTAAAGAAGCTCCCAGCGGACCTCGGGTGTCACAAAGAACCGGAGCGGGTCGAACCGAAAGAGGTTGCGTCGCCGCAGTTCAGCGGCGTCGGCAACAGCAAGCTAAAGATTgtgaagaacaaaaacaagaacGGGAGGATCGTTATCGTCATGAGCAAATACATGGAAAACGGGATGAAAGTGGCTAAGCTTGAAAGCGCCGATTCTGAGCGGGCGGAGAAGTCGCTGCCAGGCGCCGACGGCGGCGCTGAGAAACACCTCGAGAAGATGAGGCTCGTCAAGAAGCTCGGTCTCATGAATGGATTTACAAAGAACTCCAAAGACCGGCCGACTGGTCCCAGTTCCGGGTTAAATGGCGCTTGCctcaaagaaaaggaacagacccCCAAAATGAAGCCGGAACATCATAAACATGCCGAGGTCAGGGGTCGGGGGCAGCTTCGGGAGGATCAGACTTTACAATTGACGACCAAGCCTAATCTGCTTTCCGTGCCTTTGGACAGGGCGGCGTCCTCCCCATTGGACAAAAGAGGGAACCCGGGTGGACCTCAAGGACTAAAGCGACACTTCTCCAACACAGACGGCGAGGAGCTTGGGGGTAGTAAGAGGTTTTTGAGCTTCAGGAGTACCAGTGGCCCCACCACGGCATCCCCACGCACCCAACACCCGGGTCACGCCGGACTGCAGGACTGTCTGCATGCGGAGCAGGACGAACCGATTGACCTGAGCATTCTGAAGTCCagacctgaaacacacacacaagctgaaaCTGCAGCACAAGCTGAAACACGCacgcaagaagaagaagcagacgcACAAATGGAGTCGCAGACGGACACCCGGCGTGAAACGCGAAAGACTCCAGAGGAGGACAAAGTGGATTCGTTGTCCGTTTCCCGCtgtgagaggagagaagaggaaatgtttcCTTCGTTTCAGCCTTTCCTTGGGAATATCGTGATCACAGACATCACGACGAACTGCCTCACGGTCACGTTTAAGGAATACGTAGCCGCGTAG
- the cbx8b gene encoding chromobox protein homolog 8b has translation MELSAVGERVFAAESIIKRRIRKGRIEYLVKWKGWSPKYSTWEPEENILDSRLFAAFEQRERERELYGPKKRGPKPKTFLLKAQAKVKGKSYEFRSEAARGTRATYPAPEPVAPPRAREGLRAVVPTIFPPSAVNRGEGVHVRRSELCVQRPGPACLIRVPKRRGPKPKPRFQDGGCSAGGSGPQQRSAEEQGGHIPHKLTGLHGREEMRPVKVSHRYPELYGHSRKHQHHHHHHQRGSRQHSDRRPHPIGAGEDAHRTRGAAPPRFTPQSEAGPSVPVGLPRTEKPYFLDRLSPPRLDVDLDEVRWRPSLGDVDEVLVTDVTTNFLTVTIKESSSWKGFFKDKR, from the exons ATGGAGCTGTCCGCCGTCGGGGAGAGGGTGTTCGCCGCCGAGTCGATCATCAAACGCAGGATCAGGAAG GGTCGGATCGAGTACCTTGTGAAATGGAAGGGCTGGTCCCCAAA GTACAGCACCTGGGAACCGGAGGAGAACATTCTGGACTCACGCCTGTTCGCTGCTTTCGAGCAGAG GGAACGGGAACGGGAGCTGTACGGGCCCAAAAAGAGAGGACCGAAGCCCAAGACGTTCCTGCTCAAG GCTCAGGCTAAAGTTAAAGGCAAATCCTACGAGTTCAGGAGCGAGGCGGCCCGAGGGACGCGCGCCACCTACCCGGCACCAGAACCggtcgcccccccccgggccaGGGAGGGTCTGAGAGCTGTTGTCCCCACCATCTTCCCCCCCAGTGCTGTCAACCGCGGCGAAGGCGTGCACGTCCGACGGTCGGAGCTGTGCGTCCAGCGGCCCGGTCCAGCATGTCTCATCCGCGTACCCAAAAGGAGAGGCCCGAAGCCCAAGCCCCGCTTCCAGGACGGCGGCTGCAGCGCTGGGGGGTCGGGGCCTCAGCAGAGGAGCGCTGAGGAGCAGGGGGGCCACATCCCTCACAAACTGACTGGGCTCCACGGGAGGGAGGAGATGAGGCCGGTCAAAGTGTCCCACAGGTACCCAGAGCTCTACGGCCACAGTCGCAAGCaccaacaccatcatcatcatcatcagcgagGAAGCAGGCAACACTCGGACCGCAGGCCGCACCCGATCGGAGCAGGCGAGGACGCGCACAGGACTCGGGGCGCGGCGCCGCCTCGCTTCACGCCGCAGTCCGAAGCGGGCCCGAGTGTCCCCGTTGGACTCCCACGGACGGAGAAGCCCTACTTCCTGGACAGGCTGTCCCCGCCCAGGCTCGACGTGGACTTGGACGAGGTGAGATGGAGGCCGTCCCTCGGCGACGTGGACGAGGTCCTGGTGACGGACGTGACCACCAACTTCCTGACCGTCACCATCaaggagagcagcagctggaaaGGCTTCTTCAAAGACAAGAGATGA